The Chryseobacterium wanjuense DNA window TCATTTTCTTTTACTCCTAATCTGTAAAAGAATAATAAATCGTTATAAAATAGGTGATTGTGAAATTTAGGTTTCCCATTTTCCATAAAGTACCCATCTTTTTCACTATCATTACCTTTGTTCCTTTTATTTAAATAGGATATAAAGCTGTCAAAAAAAATATTGTAATCAATTATTTTGTTTAAGGTTGCAGATCTATACAAATCATTATCAAAATTATTCTGTAATCTTTCAGTTATTATTTGGTAATAGAAATTTTTAACTTTATCATTAGAAATAACCCATAGATAAATTATGTTGTCAGAGTGTTTATCTAAATATTCGAAGTCTGAAAGTAGTTTTTGGGCATATTCAATATCATCAATTATTACATATTGATTTGTACTGCATATTTCTGCTACTAAATTAAGAATGTCATGTTTTACACGATTATAAGTATCCCTACAAGAAATCTCCAATAACCTTTTACAATCTTCAATTTTGATACTTTTATAATTCTTATATAAAAACCACTTTAAATATTTTATATTATTATGACTTAGTTTTATATTAAAAGAAAGAAATAGCAGAATATTACTCTTAATTGAATCAAATTGTTCTGAATTCAATTCAATTAAGCTTAAGAAAACCATAATATTACTAAAAATTTTTCTTGTTCTTTCTTCAAATGAGCTTTTTTGAAGTTGGCTTTCCATGATCTCTGATCTTGATTCTATTCCCCAAATATTGCCCTCTTCAAAATATGATTTTAAAAAATTATTTGAATAGCTCAGGATCATTCCTAAATTATCTTTTTTAAATTTAATTTCTTCAATATCATATTCCTCTAGTACTTTAACAAATCTATCTGTATTGATATAAGGTATAGTCAATCCAAAAAAATCTACATCAAATTCTTTTATTTTGCCTCCATATCTATTGTCAGTAGAGTAATTAATCATAAGAGCCTCCACAGCCTTGTTAATAATATTTTTAAAATCAGAGAATTCATCATTGATAATATAATTCTCATTATAAAAGACTAATAATTTGAATAACTCAAAATAGATTAGTTGTGGATAATAAGGTCCTACAGAGTTAGAATATTTATTTTGAAATAGTTTATATGTCTTTAAAATTTCATCATAGTAATTGTCAATTTTGTCTTTTACTTTGGTTAAAACTTTATCATCTCTGATAATTTTTAGGAGATTGTATTCATCATCACTTTTATTTGGGATATGAAAAATCAATTTATCAATATCTATATCATCTATTTTTTCAATAGCAGACTCTTTTTCTTTATCATCAATTTGAAATTCCCAATTAATAAGTGTTCTTAGGGCTTTCATATTGGTTTTAGCAATATAATAAGTGATAAATTTTTGAGTAATCCATGCTTTTGAAGCTACTTCTTCAAACATTTTAAAGGACTGAAAGTAATTTCCAAATTTGTAGTTCAGAAAAGCCTTTTGCATATCCTCTGTAATATCAGTTGTGTCACTTATACTATAGCTGTTAGTTTCTGTTAGACTTTCTTTTAATTGATACTTTTCATATTTGCATTTTGAGCAAGTACATTTTTTAACTGATTTATAATTAATATTTTTGCTCACATCTGAAAATCCTTTATACCCTAGAGAATCTGGTTTTTCATTTTCTTTAGTAACATAAAAAATAAGTCCATTATTTAATGCTTTTAATATAAATTCAATTTTCTTTTTCTTCTTAGAATCAGTATCTGTCAGAATAATTTCTGAACCCTCAATCTCTATTTTATCAAAAAATAAATCTGCAAGTATAGTATTTTTTAAAAGAAGTGCATTATATTCAATTAAATGTTCATGTTCTAAGGTAGATTTAAAAGGATATAGTTTACTTATAAAGTCTTGTGGCAAACTTTTTACTTCTTCAAACCTGATAAGAGAGTTATAAATCTGGTCAACTACATTTTCTTCATTAATTGAAATTTTAAGCTTATCATAAAACCTTAAAAATCTTAAGAAGTTAAGTAATAGCTGTCCTTTTTCACTTAGAGATTTAACTTCTTTTAAATAATTACTTTTTTTCCCATAAATATTATCTTCTTTTAAGAAATCATCTATATAGTTTTTAGAT harbors:
- a CDS encoding SIR2 family protein, whose translation is MNKKFLADIQIIKNAINTNKLVIFAGAGISIDANVPSWSSLIDKIKDELDLPDDEKDYLKIAQIYFNDRQEKEYIEKVRASLGHKKLRYNEIHEELFELNPEHILTTNFEDLLEQVITKNSLPYSIIREDKDLPYSNNTKLLVKIHGDLDTGNLVFKEDDYLGYSQNHPLLDSFIKSVFSTKVVLFIGYSFNDYNLKQIVQYVRNILGNNFQNAYLLSIDKEVHQSHRQYLKNKGINVINYFDANYIEQKDGESISKNYIDDFLKEDNIYGKKSNYLKEVKSLSEKGQLLLNFLRFLRFYDKLKISINEENVVDQIYNSLIRFEEVKSLPQDFISKLYPFKSTLEHEHLIEYNALLLKNTILADLFFDKIEIEGSEIILTDTDSKKKKKIEFILKALNNGLIFYVTKENEKPDSLGYKGFSDVSKNINYKSVKKCTCSKCKYEKYQLKESLTETNSYSISDTTDITEDMQKAFLNYKFGNYFQSFKMFEEVASKAWITQKFITYYIAKTNMKALRTLINWEFQIDDKEKESAIEKIDDIDIDKLIFHIPNKSDDEYNLLKIIRDDKVLTKVKDKIDNYYDEILKTYKLFQNKYSNSVGPYYPQLIYFELFKLLVFYNENYIINDEFSDFKNIINKAVEALMINYSTDNRYGGKIKEFDVDFFGLTIPYINTDRFVKVLEEYDIEEIKFKKDNLGMILSYSNNFLKSYFEEGNIWGIESRSEIMESQLQKSSFEERTRKIFSNIMVFLSLIELNSEQFDSIKSNILLFLSFNIKLSHNNIKYLKWFLYKNYKSIKIEDCKRLLEISCRDTYNRVKHDILNLVAEICSTNQYVIIDDIEYAQKLLSDFEYLDKHSDNIIYLWVISNDKVKNFYYQIITERLQNNFDNDLYRSATLNKIIDYNIFFDSFISYLNKRNKGNDSEKDGYFMENGKPKFHNHLFYNDLLFFYRLGVKENDQRLQKLSNLYEFMKFCIFREKYDFSKFKVEWLYLFDHKIFYNEFKKIKPLKKIIETALKAKYDEELAKIYAQFFI